In a single window of the Desulfuromonadaceae bacterium genome:
- a CDS encoding FprA family A-type flavoprotein, producing MDASQKIVADVHWVGVKDRDLKIFDDLFPTHNGTTYNAYLVRGKNKTVLIDTVKEPFSAEFFSKVGEHLALEKVDAVIINHTEPDHSGALNALLDKNPELVVYCSRPADNFLRQLLNRDFTSCVIEEGGELDLGGKTLRFYLAPSLHWPDTIFTYLVEDELLFSCDAFGAHYCSSKLFDDEIADFSADFYFYFDCIMRPFKDKVREALAKISDLPIRMICPSHGPIRRSTYQDALNSYRRWSAAPPIANRPKALLAILSSHGNTRKMAAVVRTELEARGIEVNEFALSTMRDDDYRNALEEADVLVIGTPTIQRDAPPQVWHALTLISAVHPKVKRAAVFGSYGWSGEATKMIEERLRGLKYTLVTDGLSFRFTPTTANLEECRQFASRIAAVVLQD from the coding sequence ATGGATGCCTCGCAAAAGATTGTAGCTGATGTTCACTGGGTCGGTGTTAAAGATCGCGACCTGAAGATTTTTGATGACCTTTTTCCGACCCACAACGGCACCACCTACAATGCCTATCTGGTCCGCGGAAAAAACAAAACCGTACTGATCGACACCGTCAAGGAACCGTTCAGCGCCGAATTTTTCAGCAAGGTCGGCGAGCATCTCGCTCTGGAAAAAGTCGATGCGGTGATCATCAACCACACCGAACCGGATCACTCCGGGGCACTCAACGCCCTGCTCGATAAAAACCCGGAACTGGTCGTTTATTGCTCACGACCGGCAGATAATTTTTTACGCCAGTTGCTCAATCGCGATTTCACCAGTTGCGTTATTGAAGAGGGTGGGGAACTCGACCTCGGCGGCAAAACCCTGCGTTTTTATCTGGCGCCCTCACTGCACTGGCCCGACACAATCTTCACCTATCTGGTCGAGGACGAACTCCTCTTTTCGTGTGATGCGTTCGGTGCGCACTATTGCTCAAGCAAACTGTTTGATGATGAAATTGCTGATTTTTCGGCCGATTTTTATTTTTATTTTGACTGTATCATGCGCCCGTTCAAAGACAAGGTGCGCGAAGCACTGGCGAAGATCAGCGACCTGCCGATCCGTATGATTTGTCCATCTCACGGCCCGATCCGGCGTTCGACGTATCAGGATGCCCTTAATTCTTACCGTCGCTGGTCCGCCGCGCCCCCCATCGCCAACCGTCCCAAGGCTCTGCTGGCGATCCTTTCCTCTCACGGTAATACCCGCAAGATGGCGGCGGTCGTCCGCACCGAGCTTGAAGCACGCGGGATCGAAGTAAACGAGTTTGCGCTCAGTACGATGCGCGACGACGATTACCGCAATGCCCTTGAAGAAGCGGATGTCCTGGTTATCGGCACCCCGACGATTCAGCGCGACGCGCCGCCGCAAGTCTGGCACGCTCTGACGCTGATTTCAGCGGTGCACCCGAAGGTAAAACGCGCCGCCGTGTTCGGCTCCTACGGCTGGAGCGGCGAAGCGACCAAAATGATTGAAGAACGTTTGCGCGGGCTCAAGTATACGCTGGTGACCGACGGGCTCTCGTTCCGCTTTACCCCGACGACCGCCAACCTCGAAGAGTGTCGTCAATTCGCCAGCCGCATCGCCGCAGTCGTCCTTCAAGACTGA
- the priA gene encoding primosomal protein N' produces MAKTMIAAVAVVAPLPQLLDYRVPEQYSARPLIGVRFRVPLGRRSAVGFVMTQREGSAEGLKELIEPLDEQPLFPPIMGAFLLRAADYYRHPPGEVLHTALPVGLGGRGKTVAPITEKSYHFVAGQTLPGGEKQRTILEFIRQHDRPTPLTLLREHFGAPHAALQRLTERGLLRVSVTERNRDPFTSHPPPADRPVTLNNDQCTAIGRIEAGLVTDTFTPLLLHGVTGSGKTEVYLNAVLTTLKRKKSALILVPEIGLTPQLVDRFRARLHGLDVKLAVLHSGLGDGERFDAWRAIARGDVAVVIGARSAVFAPLVNPGIIIVDEEHESSYKQSDGFRYHARDLALLRGQMQQCVVVLGSATPSSTSYQRATAGPVELLELPTRIADRPLPQVELIDLTVHRPEHSLSEPLITALEETLARREQALLLLNRRGFAPYLLCTDCGRTWRCPNCAITLTYHRQARQLRCHYCDYHQPPIDICPDCQGTELIPDSAGTERLAEELQERFPAARIARMDRDTTTRKGAQAAIVRAMEQGDIDVLIGTQMIAKGLDFPDVTLVGILGSDATLNLPDFRAAERAFALFTQAAGRAGRGSTPGRVYIQSYATEHYALTCSAGHDYRSFFALESAGREELGYPPFGHLINLVLSSPDVKQVETAATQLAQRLLAAAEAVEVLGPAPCPLGRLRGRWRYQILLKSASRPRLRQLLDRCEPLGRALPSGVRLAVDVDPIDML; encoded by the coding sequence ATGGCTAAAACAATGATCGCCGCTGTCGCCGTGGTCGCCCCGCTGCCGCAGCTGCTTGACTACCGGGTCCCCGAGCAATACAGCGCCCGACCGTTGATCGGGGTGCGTTTTCGGGTGCCGCTCGGGCGGCGTAGCGCCGTCGGTTTCGTCATGACGCAGCGTGAAGGCTCTGCTGAGGGACTCAAGGAGCTGATCGAGCCACTTGATGAGCAGCCGCTCTTCCCTCCGATCATGGGGGCATTCCTGCTGCGCGCCGCCGACTATTACCGTCATCCCCCTGGCGAGGTTCTGCATACGGCCCTGCCGGTCGGACTCGGTGGGCGCGGCAAAACCGTTGCGCCGATCACCGAGAAATCGTACCACTTTGTTGCAGGGCAAACGCTGCCCGGTGGCGAAAAACAGCGGACGATACTCGAATTTATCCGTCAGCACGACCGACCGACCCCGCTCACGCTGCTACGCGAACACTTTGGAGCGCCCCACGCCGCACTGCAACGGTTGACCGAACGTGGATTGCTGCGTGTCTCGGTCACCGAGCGGAATCGCGACCCCTTTACCAGCCATCCGCCTCCGGCTGATCGGCCGGTCACACTGAACAACGATCAGTGCACCGCAATCGGTCGCATCGAAGCGGGGCTGGTGACCGATACCTTCACCCCGCTGCTGTTGCATGGCGTGACCGGAAGCGGCAAGACCGAAGTCTATCTCAACGCGGTACTCACCACCCTGAAGCGGAAGAAGAGCGCTTTAATCCTCGTCCCGGAAATCGGACTGACGCCGCAGTTGGTCGATCGCTTTCGTGCCCGGCTGCACGGCCTGGACGTCAAACTCGCCGTCCTCCATTCCGGTCTCGGCGACGGCGAACGGTTTGATGCCTGGCGGGCTATCGCTCGTGGCGACGTTGCGGTGGTCATCGGTGCACGTTCGGCGGTCTTCGCGCCACTGGTCAACCCCGGCATCATCATTGTCGATGAGGAGCATGAGAGCAGCTACAAGCAGAGTGACGGCTTCCGCTACCACGCGCGGGATCTGGCCCTGCTGCGCGGGCAGATGCAGCAATGTGTGGTTGTCCTCGGCAGCGCCACGCCGAGCAGCACCTCCTATCAACGAGCCACCGCCGGACCGGTTGAACTCCTTGAACTCCCGACGCGGATTGCTGATCGCCCCCTGCCGCAGGTGGAGTTGATCGATCTGACCGTCCACCGTCCCGAACACAGCCTCAGTGAACCGCTGATCACCGCCCTGGAAGAAACGCTGGCGCGCCGCGAACAGGCGCTTCTGCTCCTTAATCGCCGCGGCTTCGCTCCCTATCTGCTCTGCACCGATTGCGGCCGCACCTGGCGTTGCCCCAATTGCGCAATCACCTTAACCTATCATCGTCAGGCCCGCCAGCTGCGCTGCCATTATTGCGATTATCATCAACCTCCGATCGACATTTGTCCCGACTGTCAGGGGACGGAGTTGATCCCGGACAGCGCGGGCACCGAACGGCTGGCGGAAGAGCTTCAGGAACGTTTCCCGGCGGCACGCATTGCGCGAATGGATCGCGACACCACCACCCGCAAGGGCGCGCAGGCGGCGATTGTCCGCGCGATGGAGCAAGGTGATATCGACGTTCTGATCGGCACGCAGATGATTGCCAAGGGACTCGACTTTCCCGATGTGACTCTGGTCGGTATCCTCGGGTCTGATGCCACCCTCAATCTGCCTGATTTTCGTGCCGCCGAGCGCGCCTTTGCGCTCTTCACCCAGGCCGCCGGGCGCGCCGGGCGCGGCAGCACTCCCGGCCGGGTGTATATTCAAAGCTACGCGACCGAACATTATGCGCTGACCTGTTCCGCCGGGCACGACTACCGGAGTTTTTTTGCGCTGGAAAGCGCGGGACGCGAGGAACTCGGTTATCCACCGTTCGGCCATCTGATCAACCTGGTTCTGTCTTCGCCGGATGTCAAACAGGTTGAGACCGCCGCCACGCAGCTCGCGCAACGCTTGCTCGCCGCCGCTGAAGCGGTCGAGGTCCTCGGCCCGGCACCTTGCCCGCTGGGGCGGTTGCGTGGCCGCTGGCGTTACCAGATTCTGCTCAAAAGCGCCAGTCGTCCACGTTTGCGCCAACTGCTCGACCGCTGCGAACCGTTGGGGCGCGCGCTCCCTTCCGGGGTCCGGCTGGCGGTCGACGTTGACCCGATCGATATGCTATAA
- the aroF gene encoding 3-deoxy-7-phosphoheptulonate synthase, which yields MLIVMHHSATAAQIDRVEKSVRAMGLRPEPIPGSLRTAIGVLGNQGYVDDATIRDLPGVREVIHVSKPYKLVSRDFHPQATIVKVGAVEIGDNCPPVIMAGPCSIENEEQMRAAAVGVKAAGAHLLRGGAFKPRTGPHSFQGLGIEGLKLLRQAGDSVGMPVITEVMRIEQLDAVCANADMLQIGARNMQNFDLLKEVGKLRHPVLLKRGMSATIEEFLAAAEYIVAEGNDQVVLCERGIRTFERATRNTLDLSVATLVRELSHLPIIVDPSHATGVRSLVPVMSKAALVAGAHGLMIEVHPDPAKALCDGAQSLTIEGFTELMEQLRSLSAVL from the coding sequence ATGCTGATTGTTATGCATCATAGTGCCACCGCCGCCCAAATCGACCGCGTTGAAAAATCTGTCCGCGCCATGGGGCTGCGCCCCGAACCGATTCCGGGCAGTCTGCGTACCGCTATCGGGGTTCTCGGCAACCAGGGGTACGTGGACGATGCGACGATCCGCGACCTGCCGGGGGTGCGCGAGGTCATTCATGTCAGCAAACCGTACAAACTGGTCTCTCGCGATTTTCACCCCCAGGCGACGATTGTCAAGGTCGGCGCGGTTGAAATTGGCGACAACTGTCCGCCGGTGATCATGGCGGGGCCATGCTCGATTGAAAATGAAGAGCAGATGCGCGCCGCTGCGGTCGGGGTTAAAGCCGCCGGTGCGCACCTCCTGCGCGGCGGAGCATTCAAGCCACGGACCGGTCCCCACTCCTTTCAGGGACTCGGCATCGAGGGGTTGAAACTGCTGCGCCAGGCCGGTGACAGTGTTGGCATGCCGGTGATCACCGAGGTGATGCGTATCGAACAACTTGACGCCGTTTGCGCCAACGCCGACATGCTCCAGATCGGCGCGCGCAATATGCAGAATTTTGATCTGCTTAAAGAAGTTGGCAAGCTGCGCCATCCGGTCTTGCTGAAGCGTGGCATGAGCGCGACGATCGAGGAATTTCTGGCGGCGGCGGAGTATATCGTCGCCGAAGGAAATGACCAGGTCGTGCTCTGTGAACGCGGTATCCGCACCTTCGAACGCGCCACCCGCAACACCCTTGATCTGTCTGTCGCCACGCTCGTTCGTGAACTCTCCCACCTGCCGATTATCGTCGATCCGAGCCACGCCACCGGCGTTCGCTCACTGGTGCCGGTGATGTCAAAGGCAGCGCTGGTCGCCGGGGCTCATGGACTGATGATTGAAGTCCATCCCGATCCGGCCAAGGCCTTGTGCGATGGGGCCCAGAGCCTGACGATCGAAGGCTTTACTGAATTGATGGAGCAGTTGCGTTCCTTGTCCGCGGTCCTCTAG
- a CDS encoding metallophosphoesterase has translation MHHDEINSENLPDLPERRRFLGRSAGFLTLLGSGVGVRGLWYEPRHAVVEEQLLVSPKLPAGVEVRLGQLSDLHIQTVNRYHREVAAQVNALGVDAVLLTGDYLEEKRNLAGVMRFLQLLHAPQGVYGVQGNWEYWSRLEGENLRQRFAAAGVTLLINERIDLTVAGIPLSLAGLDYPSLANHLKRLQAQIDPRRLNLLLSHVPAFDHHLLDKRWDLILCGHTHGGQVRLPGLPPLHLPMYSGDFVAGNYQVGAHATPLYVNRGIGTSGLPARFFCPPEITLIRLVGADAERSKSAG, from the coding sequence ATGCACCATGACGAAATAAATTCCGAAAACCTTCCTGACCTTCCGGAGCGGCGGAGATTTCTCGGCCGTTCGGCCGGTTTTTTAACACTTCTCGGTAGTGGTGTCGGCGTCCGTGGCTTGTGGTACGAACCGCGCCACGCAGTCGTCGAGGAACAGTTGCTCGTCAGCCCCAAGCTCCCTGCCGGTGTGGAGGTGCGTCTGGGACAGCTGTCCGATCTGCATATCCAGACGGTTAACCGCTATCACCGGGAGGTCGCGGCACAGGTCAATGCGCTGGGTGTCGATGCTGTTTTGCTGACCGGTGACTACCTGGAAGAGAAGCGTAATCTTGCCGGGGTCATGCGTTTTTTGCAACTGTTGCACGCACCGCAGGGCGTCTATGGCGTCCAGGGGAACTGGGAATACTGGTCACGTCTGGAGGGGGAAAATTTGCGCCAGCGCTTTGCTGCGGCGGGGGTAACGTTGCTGATCAATGAACGCATCGATCTGACGGTGGCCGGAATCCCCCTGTCGTTGGCGGGGCTCGATTACCCGTCTTTGGCGAACCACCTGAAACGGCTGCAGGCGCAGATTGATCCACGGCGACTCAACCTGCTATTGTCACACGTTCCGGCTTTCGATCATCATCTGCTGGATAAGCGCTGGGACTTGATCCTCTGTGGGCATACCCACGGTGGGCAGGTGCGTCTGCCCGGTCTGCCGCCGCTCCATCTGCCGATGTACAGCGGTGATTTCGTGGCCGGAAATTACCAGGTCGGGGCGCACGCCACCCCCCTTTACGTGAACCGGGGGATCGGCACCAGCGGTCTCCCGGCGCGCTTTTTCTGCCCGCCGGAAATCACTCTGATCAGGTTGGTCGGGGCGGATGCGGAACGATCAAAATCCGCCGGCTAG